The Gammaproteobacteria bacterium genome segment GCGCGCAATACACCGAAGTGGACGGCGTCCCTGAGCCCCACGATGATCGGCAACTTCGCAGGACGGGAGTTCTACTTTCGGACCGATTTCTTCTACGAGAGCCCGAAGTGGGCGGACTACTCGGAGTGGAATCGGACGAAGTCATTATTCAGAATCAATGCCCGCGTGGGATTCGACTTGATGGACAACACCACTGTTGAGGTTTTCGGCACCAATCTCACCGATAACAAGGTCCTGCCCAACACGAACGGAACGACTACCGGTCCCGGCGGCAGCCGCAAGGCTTTCACGGCGGGTTACCCGAAGCGGGAATTCGGCGTGCGCGTAAGGGCGTCCTTCTAACCCCGGGCGGGAGGGCGTCCCGCCCTCGGGGAAGGCGAGACGCCGCGAGGGTCATGCCCTCGCTCCCAGGGAGGGCGCTGGAAGCGGGATCAGGCTTTCCTGAACCGCCAGCCGTACTGCATGCGGCCGTAGAAGTTGAACCACTTTTTCGCTTCGGGGTCTTCGAAGGGGTAGTCGGCGCCGAGTTGCCTGGCCGCGATCAGGCCGGTCACGAAGCAGGTTTCCTGGCTGTTGATCAGCGTGTGGGCGCCGCAGTGCCAGCTTCGCCGCTTGCCTTGGATGAAGCGGAACAACTGGATCAGAACGGCGATGTGGCGCACGTCGTGGACGACGTGCTGGAACCACCACCTTTTGACGATCTTGCTTTCGTCGATCGGGCTGATCGCGTTGTAGGTCACCAGGCAGGGCTTGTCCGAGCGTTTCGCCCAGGGCTGCTGGTTGTGCATGATGTAGGTGATTTCGTAGTTGTCGGGGCGCGCGCCGTACTGCTCGATGTGGTTGCTGCGCGTGGCCAGCGCCTCCACGTCGCTGTCGGGCAGGACCGACGCGTCCGAATGCACGACGGTGTGGTTGTGCAGTTCGCTCTCGTAACGTATCGACGAGAGGATCGAGTTTTCCAGGTAGGTCGGGGCGTCCAGAATCATCAGCGTCTGGTTCGCATTACAGGCGAAGACCACGTCGTCGAACTTCTCCGTCTCGCCGTTTTCGTCCTCGACCAGGACGTGCGAGAGGCGCCGGTACACCTTCCGGACCGGCCGGTTCAGGTAAATTTTGTCCTTGAATCCGCCTGAAAGCGCCTCGTAGATGCGCCGCGTGCCCTGGTCCCAGGTCTTCATCGGCGTCGCGGCCTCGATATCGAAGAACTGCAGGTAGCGGGAGAACAGCGACGCGGGCATGTCGAACACGTTCGTCGCCATCAGGAAGTTGACGAACATGGGCTTCAGGATCTTGTAGCGGAAGTCGCCCGAGAACCGGCCCCAGTTGAGCACCGTGCCCATGCTGACGTAGTTGAACGGGTTCAGCAGGTTGAGCAGCCTGGACCGGGTGTTGTTGACCCGGCCGAACCAGTGCAGACGCTTCAAGAGCTTCTGGAACTTCTCGATTTCCGGCTGCAGCTCGCGGCGGACGTCGGAGTCGAAATCGTGCGCATAGACGCCGCCGCGATACCTGACGCTGTAGCTGAACCGGGTGTCGATCAGGTCGATGCCGTATTGCTGCATGACCAGCAGGATGTGTTGGTAAACGGAGGGGATCAGCGCGGTGACGGAGATGTCGAACGGAATCGAGCTGCCGTCGTCCTGCGGCATGTCGGCGGTAATGGCGTTGCCGCCCAGCCGGGCCTGCGCTTCGTAGAGCCGGAAATCGAACCGGTCGGGATGCCGGCTGAGCGCCCACGCGGCTCCCAGCCCCGAGACTCCCCCGCCGATGATGGCAATCCTTCTCGACATCCCCCCGCCTGCGTGTTCGACCTATTTTTCCGTTGAAGCCGCGACGACGGTGCCCTGGGCAACCGCGCAAAGCGTTTCCCCGCCGTCGCCGGACACCGCGAAGACCTTGCCCTGGCACACGGCCTGGCGCTTGCTCAGGGCCGTCGTGCGCGCGCGTGCGATCAGCCGGCCGCCCACGGCGGGCCGGACGAAGTTGATCTTGAATTCCGCCATCAGCGCGTCGTCGCCGAGCGCAAGGCCGCCCGCGAAGGCCATCGCATTGTCGGCCAGGTAGCTGATGACGCCACCGTGGGCGAAGCCGTGCTGCTGGGTCAGCTCATCGGTGATCGCCAGGGCGATTTCCGCGCTGTCGGGCCCGACCGATTCCAGCGAGGCCCCCAAATGCCTGGTGAAGGGCTGCGAGTCGAAGATCTGCCGGGCGAGCGTCTCCAGAGTGCTCATGGCGCGCCATCTTATCCGCTACTGACGCGGCTGGGCATGCGCATCGCGCCAGTGATGGCAGGCGACGCGATGCGAGGCCGAGACGTTCTCGCGGGGTGGCCGCTTCAGCGCGCATTCGGGCGTGGCGATCGGGCAGCGCGTTCGGAAAACGCAGCCCGACGGCGGGTCCAGCGCCGAGGGGATTTCGCCGGGCAGGCCGCCGGCCATGTCGAGCGGGCCGCGGTCGGGGTCGGCCTCGGGGATCGCGTCGATCAAAGCCCGGCTGTAGGGGTGCCGGGGG includes the following:
- a CDS encoding NAD(P)-binding protein, with the protein product MSRRIAIIGGGVSGLGAAWALSRHPDRFDFRLYEAQARLGGNAITADMPQDDGSSIPFDISVTALIPSVYQHILLVMQQYGIDLIDTRFSYSVRYRGGVYAHDFDSDVRRELQPEIEKFQKLLKRLHWFGRVNNTRSRLLNLLNPFNYVSMGTVLNWGRFSGDFRYKILKPMFVNFLMATNVFDMPASLFSRYLQFFDIEAATPMKTWDQGTRRIYEALSGGFKDKIYLNRPVRKVYRRLSHVLVEDENGETEKFDDVVFACNANQTLMILDAPTYLENSILSSIRYESELHNHTVVHSDASVLPDSDVEALATRSNHIEQYGARPDNYEITYIMHNQQPWAKRSDKPCLVTYNAISPIDESKIVKRWWFQHVVHDVRHIAVLIQLFRFIQGKRRSWHCGAHTLINSQETCFVTGLIAARQLGADYPFEDPEAKKWFNFYGRMQYGWRFRKA
- a CDS encoding PaaI family thioesterase is translated as MSTLETLARQIFDSQPFTRHLGASLESVGPDSAEIALAITDELTQQHGFAHGGVISYLADNAMAFAGGLALGDDALMAEFKINFVRPAVGGRLIARARTTALSKRQAVCQGKVFAVSGDGGETLCAVAQGTVVAASTEK